One part of the Phoenix dactylifera cultivar Barhee BC4 chromosome 4, palm_55x_up_171113_PBpolish2nd_filt_p, whole genome shotgun sequence genome encodes these proteins:
- the LOC103713936 gene encoding uncharacterized protein LOC103713936, with amino-acid sequence MTFLGGSAPSNLQCFLDRTTPVVPSRYLPKSCLEELNQLWHPWDSDTVEYFALKDLWDCYDEWSAYGAGTPVSLNGYEALVQYYVPYLSAIQIYTSASSLTNIRGRKKERETGVPEMREFSDSCSDDSESDKLWRSSCSSSEDCDFDQDSLWHLRDRLGYLYFQYIERSAPYGRVPLKVKISELAQEFPGLLTLRSVDLSPASWMAVAWYPIYHIPVGRTVKDLSACFLTYHTLSSSFQEAGPHEDMDCAERKQRERKGMALPPFGLATYKMQGSVWVSGADGRDHDRLLSLFSAADSWLKQLGVQHHDFNYFRGIRRG; translated from the exons ATGACTTTCCTCGGAGGGTCCGCCCCGTCCAACCTCCAATGCTTTCTTGATCGCACCACGCCGGTCGTCCCATCGCGCTACCTCCCAAAG TCGTGCCTGGAAGAGTTGAACCAGCTTTGGCACCCGTGGGATTCCGACACCGTCGAGTACTTCGCGCTGAAAGATCTCTGGGATTGCTACGACGAATGGAGCGCCTACGGTGCCGGCACTCCCGTCTCTCTCAACGGCTACGAGGCGCTCGTCCAGTACTACGTCCCTTACCTCTCCGCCATCCAAATCTATACTAGCGCTTCATCCTTAACTAACATCAG GGGtcgtaagaaagaaagagaaaccgGTGTTCCTGAGATGAGGGAATTCAGTGATTCTTGCAGTGATGATAGTGAGAGTGACAAGCTATGGAGATCCAGTTGTAGTTCTTCAGAGGATTGTGATTTCGATCAGGACAGCTTGTGGCATTTACGGGATAGGTTGGGCTATCTCTACTTCCAGTACATTGAGAGGTCTGCCCCATACGGAAGGGTGCCTCTCAAGGTTAAG ATTAGCGAATTGGCTCAAGAATTCCCAGGCTTGTTGACGCTAAGGAGTGTAGATCTATCTCCAGCTAGCTGGATGGCAGTGGCTTG GTATCCAATTTATCACATCCCCGTAGGCAGAACTGTGAAGGATTTGTCTGCGTGCTTCCTCACATACCATACCCTCTCATCTTCATTCCAAG AGGCCGGGCCCCACGAAGATATGGATTGCGCCGAAAGGAAGCAGAGGGAGAGAAAAGGGATGGCTCTCCCTCCGTTCGGCCTGGCCACTTACAAGATGCAGGGGAGTGTGTGGGTCTCGGGAGCCGACGGCAGGGACCACGATCGATTGCTGTCACTCTTCAGCGCCGCGGATTCGTGGCTAAAGCAGCTTGGGGTCCAGCACCATGACTTCAACTACTTTAGGGGGATTCGTCGTGGCTGA